The uncultured Sphaerochaeta sp. genome includes the window CCCCATTGCTCAAACCAGGACAGGTATTCAAGAGCCGTATTGGTCATCAGTACTTCTGTAGGATCGTTTCCACGTGGTAAGGATCCACTGTTCAGGCCTATCCTAATTGCCTTGCCCTGATCCTTTGCGCTCTTCACCACCTCTTCAACTTTCCATTTTGCACCGATATTGCCTGGATTGATCCTAATCTTGTGTGCTCCACATGATAGTGCATCCAATGCTAGTTTGTAGTCAAAATGTATATCGGCAACAACGGGAATTGGACTCTTGTTACAGAGATAGCTGAACGTATCATGATCCTCAGAAGAAGGGTAAGAGAAGCGAATAACATCGCATCCCATTGCGTTGAGTTTCCCAATCCTGCGAGTCAATTCCTCCAATGCTTCTTTTTCATGGGGAATTGCACTGTCATACATCGTTTGCACAAGTACTGGTAGCCCGCGTCCGATAAGACTATCTCCGATATGTACCTGTTGATCTCCTGTCATCCTATGCTCCTCTCAGTCATACACATAGTATTGGTACGATATTACTACACATTTGTAAAGCCTATCAGCTCTCTTCCAGAATAATTAGCAGATGTTTTACCATTGTTGGCCCTTCTTCTCCCTGGATTCCAAAGGAGAACGGCTCTCCTGGCATAAAAACAGTAAAAGTTCCTTCTTCCGAGCGAATAACATCGGTAACCTGACTGTCTGGGATGGATATGAATCCATTCTCATCCTTCGTCCCTTCCTGATCTTTTCTCCGGTATGTAGTAACGAGCAACTCACTACCCTGCAAGGTGAGCAATACACATACCTTTGATGGATGTACCATGAAGGTACCTCCAAAGGGAGCTGTAATGTATTGAGAGAACTTTACTTGCATTCCTTCCATTGAAGTACCCGCTGTATCGAGCATTGCCACTTGTTGCAGATGTGGTATTGCCGGTGCATAGAAAGTGAGTTGGTCAATCGTGTCGTGTATCATAGTCTGCCCAGAATATACCCAATTCAAACATCTTACAAGAATAGGCAAAGGGGCCTTTACAGATTTATTGATAACAACTATATTGTGGTCAAGGAGAATATTTACATGGAAAACACCATTATCAATAGCATGAAAAAAAGACGCACAATCTATAATCTGGGAAAAGAACTTCCCGTGATGAAATCTACTCTGGAGGATGCTGTTAGCGGAGTAATCAAATATGCTCCATCTGCATTCAACTCGCAAACAAGTAGAGCTGTCATTCTGTATGGAGATAAGCATGATTGGCTTTGGGATTTGATTCTCTCCAAACTTGTTGCGATGATAGACGACCCTGAGCAGAAAAAGCAGACTGAAGAGAAAATTGCCGGATTCAAGGCAGCTTCGGGAACCATTCTGTTCTTTGAAGAGATGGCAACCATCCGCAGTCTTCAGGAACAGATGCCACTCTATAGCGAAAATTTCGCACTCTGGAGTCATCATGGAACCGGTATTGCACAGTTCTCTGTCTGGACGGTTCTCGCTGAACTTGGAGTTGGTGCCAGCTTGCAGCACTATGGGAATCTCATTGAGGAAGAAGTACTTGCACATTTCAACCTCCCCTCTTCCTGGTCACTGATCGCTCAAATGCCTTTCGGTTCAATTGAAAAAGATCCAGGTGATAAGGATTTCCTTCCTAGAGAGGAACGGGTACGCGTTATCGCATAATTATACCTGATAAGGGGGAAGAGCCTTGCTTCTCCCCCTTATTCTCAATACGCTTATACTATGAGCGACCTATTTTCAACCACCTATGAAAGCCCCCTGGGCACCCTGTACCTTACAAGTAATCAGGATGCATTGCTGGGGGTTTCTTTCATTTCAGAAATAAGAGAAGAACAAGAAAGTAATCCTGTCCTTGCTATGACGATTCAACAATTGGATGCATACTTCAACGGGAAATTACAGCAATTCACGGTTCCCTATGAACTGCAGGGTACTGCCTTCCAGAAAACAGTTTGGGAAGCTCTTTGTACGATACCCTATGGGACTTTGGTCAGTTATCAGGATATTGCAATTGCCATTGGTAATCCTAAGGCTGTACGTGCTGTAGGAATGGCAAACAACAAGAACCCTATCAGTATAATCATTCCCTGCCACCGGGTTATCGGAAAGCAGGGATCCCTCACAGGGTATGCAGGTGGGCTAGATAGGAAGCAGTGGCTTCTCTCGCATGAAAGATCAAATCAAAGCAATACATAATCCAATTTCAAGAGAAGATTCTGCTGATAATCACCAAAGTGTTCTCCGAAGAGACTGACACCACCGATATTTTTTGCATGCTCCTTGATGCCGATTTTTACACTGATAAAACATGACTCCCAGAGAAGGAGATCTTCGATGGTTACATCCCCGATAAGTTCATTGTTCAGGTACGTTCCTTTGCTGTTCACCACCCAGTGATTGAGCAATCCATATTGGTTCAAAGTATCTGGCCACCAGGGAGGATTGTATTTTCCTTTCCTGCCTCCAAGATCACCAGGGCTCGTCCAGGTACCCACCTCCCTTCCATTTATCCATACAGTGATATCACTTGGCCAGTCATTCCGGTAGAAGGGAGCTTCTGAACAAGCTTCAAAGCTCAGATCCAGATTTTTTGGTCTCCCCAGGTTTGCAACTGCATTGGGAAAACGATATTCCACATATCCCTTGTAAAACCAAAGCAACTGAGCATTGGTGCGCTCAGCATAGTAGAAAGAACATGGCTGGTCGAAGATACCGATTGCACTCTTTTCACTCACCAATCCACAGGTAGGATGTATGTCGCAATCAACGAAGTTCCCAATCGGCATATTCAGAACCACTGAATTTTCTTTCAGCGCATCCGATTGATCAAGCAGCAGCTTGATCAATACACGATCACACCCCCTGCTACTTACCTTCATGGAACCTCGGATCCCTGGCTGGGACTCAGTAATAAGCAAACCAGCTCGCTCAAGTATGCTCACATGCAAGGCAGCAGTTGAGGTGGGTAGTTCAAGATGTTCAGCTATTTCGTTGACGCTGAGGCTACGTTCATTCAGCAATTCAAGGATGTTGATCCTCGCTTCATTTGCTATTGCCTTTGCAACAACCAACATTTTCTCTTTATCGGAATAATCAAGGAGTATCTCTTTGAGCATGGTTAATCCCTCTTAACACTCATCCTAACACAAACCAAATAGCTGAAACATCAAATTTTATGAAATTGAGAACCGGAATAGATTCCAAGATTGCCTTGGAGCAATAAACGTATCCATTTTCCCACTTTTTACTACAGGTTTAATATTCTCTGGGTTATTTTTTTCGTTTACAGCCTTCAAATCGTTATGGTGCAATGTAATATGCTCAATGATTTTCATTTGCTTAGAAAAACCTGTTGCATCCAAATCAATCTCCATCTCTTCATCCAGGCTTCTGTTTACCACGAACAGATCAAGTTCTTGTTCCTCTTCATGGTACACAAGCACTGCATCTGCATACGGGACCTCTCCATAGCGATGGTTTTCATAGGATGGTACCTTTAAACGAATATCAAGTACCTTTCCCCTACCATACTTTGATGCATAATAGAAAGGCCAATAGATGGTTTGAACCCAACTCGGTCCCCCATCTTCGGTCATGATCGGCGCAATGACATTCACCAACTGGGCAAGGCATGCGACTTTCACTCGGTGACAGTGCTTGAGTAAACTATTGAGGAGACAACCAACCACCAAGGCATCCTCAAAGGTATATACGTCTTCAAGGATATGCTTCCCAACTTTCCAGTCAGGTTCTGTTTTGTCGTGTTCATTTGAATGGAACCAAACATTCCATTCATCAAATGAGAGATACATGGTCTTCTTGGAACGCTTCTTTGCTTGTACGTAGTCACATACATGCACAATAGTCTCAATGAATGTATCCATTTTCTTACTTGATGCAAGGAAGGTCTCAGCATCATTCTCATCATTTCTGAAATACATGTGCAGTGACAGGTAGTCAGCAATATCCCAAGTATGCTCAAGGACTGTCTCTTCCCATGCTGGGAATGTAGGCATATCACTATTACTGGAACCACAAGCTACCAATTCAAGGCTGGGATCATAGAGCTTTAAAGCCTTTCCCACTTCTGATGCGAGACGCCCATACTCCTCGGCTGTCTTGTGTCCAACTTGCCAAGGTCCATCCATTTCATTACCCAGGCACCACATCCTGATATCATAAGGAGCTTCTGAACCATGACGCTTTCTCAGTTCACTTAAGGCAGTACCTCCTGGGTGGTTACAGTACTCAACCAGGTCCTTCGCTTCATCGATACCGCGCGTACCAAGGTTGAGGGCCATCATTGGTTCTGTGCCAACTTTCTGGCACCAATCCATAAACTCCTTAATGCCAAACGTATTGGGGTCCAAGGCCTTCCATGCGAGGTCAAGACGTACCGGCCTCTCTTCAACAGGTCCCACAGAGTCTTCCCAACGATGGTTGGATACATAGTTGCCACCAGGAAATCTAACCATGGGAACATCAAGATCCTTGACAAGTTTCATGACATCGGTACGTAGTCCATCCTCACCAGCGAGTGGATGATCCTTTTCATAGATACCACCATATACACATCGTCCTAATTGTTCGACGAAGGAACTAAACAACCGCTTATCGGCGGTACCAATTACATAATTTTTAGAAGCATGTACAATACATTTCACGAAGGTTCTCTCCTGTATTAATAGTATAGGTTATCCTTTAACACCACCACTGGTACTGTTAGGTAACTTCATATCAACAAAGAATATTTCTTCTTTATTTAGCAATCAATTTTAGAAAAATTGGCACCATAACATAGCCAATCATTAAAAACCATTGAAATGAGAGATCTTTATGCAAAGGGACTAAATCAATACCAAAATACTTCATAGAGCAATCTCCAACTTTTTTTAAATTTTTTATCTATTGCTTTCCGTATTTAACACGAACTACATTCCATGAGTATGAACCAAGTTCAACTTCTAACTTTCCGTCTTCTATGGGAACCTGACGAATTTTTGAAGGAAATACTGTTTCTGGTTTACCGATTGCATTAAATGCATGTAAATCATCATTCCTCATAATGATTTGTTCCATTTCTGTAACTGATCCAAAGTCACGAGTATCGACCATCAACTGAATGGTATTGACCGCCCTGTTGATAGCAAAAATACTGAGTATTTGGTTCTCTTCATCAAATACTGCTAAACTATCAATATAGGGAACTCCTTCTTTTTCTTCACAATCATAAACAGGAGACATAAGTATATTCTTTAAGACTATACCGCGCCCGTATCGTGATAAATGTAAAAATGGGTAGAATATTGTATTTCTCGTCACTCCTCCGTCAGGCGAAGTAAACACGAGCCCACCTGTATTAACTAATAGGGATTGACAAGCAATTTTAACTCTATCAGCATGTCGAAGAATAGCCATCATAATTGAAGCAGCAACAAGGGCATCTTCCATAGTATGTGGAACGTAATCAATAGGTTCACCAATCTCCCAAAGTTTACGTTCTGGTTGATTATATTTATTAGAGCTAAGAGTATTCCATTCATCAAAGCAAAGATACATTGTTTTTGAACTTCGTTTCACCGCCTTCACATAATCACATGTAGCAATAATATCTTTAATCTGTTGTTCTACATTAAGTGTTCTGGCTAGATAAGTCGGAGTATCCAATAGTACTGCCTTCTCTGCCGAACGAAAGTAACTTTCTTTTGATATTTCTTGAGGAGGACAAGTCCTATCTACATAATGGTGTAAGGATATGTAGTCAGCTATTTCGTAACAATGCATGAGAATATCTTTGTCCCACTCTGGAAAAGTGTCCATTCGGGAAGTCGAGCTACCTGAAAGGATGAGCTCGATAGACGGATCCAACATCTTCATGACTTTTCCAGTTTCCAAAGCTAATCGTCCATATTCATTTGCACTTTTTCCAGCAATCTGCCATGGTCCATCCATTTCATTTCCAAGACACCATGTCTTTATTCCATAAGGTTTATTTCGTCCATATTGTTTTCTAAGCTGGGAATATTCAGTAGTCGTATCCATATTGCAATATTCAAGTAGATCAACAGCAGATCGCATATCTCCTGTTCCAAGATTTATCGTTTGAATTGCATTACTTCCCAATAAATCAAGCCATTGCATAAATTCATCAAGACCGAACTGATTGGACTCAATAGCTTTCCAAGCAAGATCGAGTCGTCTTGGACGTGTATCTTTTGGACCGATTGAATCTTTCCAATCAAATCCCGATACGAAATTTCCACCAGGATATCGTATGACTGATAAATGTAATTCTTTTAGCATATTTAAAGTATCCTGCCTGAAGCCAAACATATCGGATGAGGAATGATCAGGTTGAAAAATACCTCCGTAAACTGTCGATCCCATATGTTCAACAAATGACCCAAACAGCCTCTCGTCAGTCATTCCAATACAATATTCTTTTTCTAGTATCAATGTTGCTGTATTAGTATTCATATTACCTTCTTGAATAATTAGTTTTAAATTTTATATTCACTTTATAGTGCTCAACCCTTGAGTCCAGACATAACTACACCTCTGACAAAGAACTTCTGTAGAAATACATAAACTATCATTAGTGGTATCAGAGAAACCACAGCAGCAGCCAAAGTAGGACCATATTCAATCACTCTTTGTCCCACAAACATTGCTAAGCCTACGGACAATGTTCTCATCTGTATTGAATTTGTTAGAATTAGTGGATATGCAAGATCATTCCAGTTATTCACCAATGTCATAATTCCGATGGTCAATACGGCAGGTATACATAGTGGAAACATG containing:
- a CDS encoding nitroreductase family protein, which produces MENTIINSMKKRRTIYNLGKELPVMKSTLEDAVSGVIKYAPSAFNSQTSRAVILYGDKHDWLWDLILSKLVAMIDDPEQKKQTEEKIAGFKAASGTILFFEEMATIRSLQEQMPLYSENFALWSHHGTGIAQFSVWTVLAELGVGASLQHYGNLIEEEVLAHFNLPSSWSLIAQMPFGSIEKDPGDKDFLPREERVRVIA
- a CDS encoding methylated-DNA--[protein]-cysteine S-methyltransferase, producing MSDLFSTTYESPLGTLYLTSNQDALLGVSFISEIREEQESNPVLAMTIQQLDAYFNGKLQQFTVPYELQGTAFQKTVWEALCTIPYGTLVSYQDIAIAIGNPKAVRAVGMANNKNPISIIIPCHRVIGKQGSLTGYAGGLDRKQWLLSHERSNQSNT
- a CDS encoding ArsR family transcriptional regulator codes for the protein MLKEILLDYSDKEKMLVVAKAIANEARINILELLNERSLSVNEIAEHLELPTSTAALHVSILERAGLLITESQPGIRGSMKVSSRGCDRVLIKLLLDQSDALKENSVVLNMPIGNFVDCDIHPTCGLVSEKSAIGIFDQPCSFYYAERTNAQLLWFYKGYVEYRFPNAVANLGRPKNLDLSFEACSEAPFYRNDWPSDITVWINGREVGTWTSPGDLGGRKGKYNPPWWPDTLNQYGLLNHWVVNSKGTYLNNELIGDVTIEDLLLWESCFISVKIGIKEHAKNIGGVSLFGEHFGDYQQNLLLKLDYVLL
- a CDS encoding alpha-N-arabinofuranosidase, coding for MKCIVHASKNYVIGTADKRLFSSFVEQLGRCVYGGIYEKDHPLAGEDGLRTDVMKLVKDLDVPMVRFPGGNYVSNHRWEDSVGPVEERPVRLDLAWKALDPNTFGIKEFMDWCQKVGTEPMMALNLGTRGIDEAKDLVEYCNHPGGTALSELRKRHGSEAPYDIRMWCLGNEMDGPWQVGHKTAEEYGRLASEVGKALKLYDPSLELVACGSSNSDMPTFPAWEETVLEHTWDIADYLSLHMYFRNDENDAETFLASSKKMDTFIETIVHVCDYVQAKKRSKKTMYLSFDEWNVWFHSNEHDKTEPDWKVGKHILEDVYTFEDALVVGCLLNSLLKHCHRVKVACLAQLVNVIAPIMTEDGGPSWVQTIYWPFYYASKYGRGKVLDIRLKVPSYENHRYGEVPYADAVLVYHEEEQELDLFVVNRSLDEEMEIDLDATGFSKQMKIIEHITLHHNDLKAVNEKNNPENIKPVVKSGKMDTFIAPRQSWNLFRFSIS
- a CDS encoding alpha-L-arabinofuranosidase C-terminal domain-containing protein is translated as MNTNTATLILEKEYCIGMTDERLFGSFVEHMGSTVYGGIFQPDHSSSDMFGFRQDTLNMLKELHLSVIRYPGGNFVSGFDWKDSIGPKDTRPRRLDLAWKAIESNQFGLDEFMQWLDLLGSNAIQTINLGTGDMRSAVDLLEYCNMDTTTEYSQLRKQYGRNKPYGIKTWCLGNEMDGPWQIAGKSANEYGRLALETGKVMKMLDPSIELILSGSSTSRMDTFPEWDKDILMHCYEIADYISLHHYVDRTCPPQEISKESYFRSAEKAVLLDTPTYLARTLNVEQQIKDIIATCDYVKAVKRSSKTMYLCFDEWNTLSSNKYNQPERKLWEIGEPIDYVPHTMEDALVAASIMMAILRHADRVKIACQSLLVNTGGLVFTSPDGGVTRNTIFYPFLHLSRYGRGIVLKNILMSPVYDCEEKEGVPYIDSLAVFDEENQILSIFAINRAVNTIQLMVDTRDFGSVTEMEQIIMRNDDLHAFNAIGKPETVFPSKIRQVPIEDGKLEVELGSYSWNVVRVKYGKQ